One stretch of Euphorbia lathyris chromosome 7, ddEupLath1.1, whole genome shotgun sequence DNA includes these proteins:
- the LOC136235118 gene encoding uncharacterized protein: MSPSNVHCNGNGGGSNSKNYIKHQVSKMDTLAGVAIKYGVEVADIKRLNGLATDLQMFALKTLLIPLPGRHPPSPVLSSCSASPGMNGHDKTPPRPRYSNLLESFECLKTKSAEEKVSPAMSTLQKFYGLKSASPKGAVEGTEMAVYRTGSSGYLNEELLPKSSHISGSSYYNLKSRNSANYLLSDDAIMVDYIPLAEAGDAEGEKSSEKFVRRRQKSEVDFRSGTSERLLKEENSGGSSGFSPATGKGLAMRPKSASRAALTAESEPGWINSMAVGLGDSIITDGGLPLVRKSSSTPSLHDQENGNSSSSIWPTSKWNLKQDLQAFSNAAITIPIFDGLPKPISGRRSKAALD; this comes from the exons ATGTCTCCTTCAAATGTTCATTGTAACGGCAATGGAGGAGGCAGTAACAGTAAGAATTATATAAAACACCAAGTGTCTAAGATGGATACTCTTGCTGGTGTGGCGATCAAGTACGGGGTTGAG GTGGCTGATATCAAAAGATTAAATGGGTTGGCCACTGATCTTCAAATGTTTGCTTTGAAGACATTGCTGATACCATTACCAGGAAGACACCCTCCTTCTCCTGTTCTGTCTAGTTGTTCTGCTTCTCCAGG AATGAATGGTCATGATAAAACACCACCACGTCCTCGTTACTCCAATCTTTTGGAATCATTTGAGTGCTTAAAGACGAAGTCAGCTGAGGAGAAGGTTTCTCCCGCTATGAGCACTTTACAGAAGTTCTATGGTCTTAAATCTGCGAGTCCGAAGGGTGCAGTAGAAGGCACAGAGATGGCTGTTTATAGAACAGGAAGCTCGGGTTATTTAAACGAGGAGCTGTTGCCAAAAAGTTCGCATATCTCTGGATCATCCTACTACAATCTTAAATCCAGAAATTCTGCTAATTATCTATTGTCTGATGATGCTATCATGGTTGATTACATACCTCTTGCTGAAGCTGGAGATGCAGAAGGCGAGAAATCCAGTGAGAAGTTCGTCCGGAGACGGCAGAAATCTGAAGTAGATTTTAGATCTGGCACTTCAGAAAGGTTGTTGAAGGAAGAAAACAGTGGCGGAAGCAGCGGTTTCTCACCTGCAACAGGAAAAGGTTTAGCTATGAGACCGAAATCAGCAAGCCGAGCAGCATTGACAGCTGAATCAGAACCGGGATGGATAAACTCCATGGCTGTTGGTTTGGGAGATTCTATAATTACCGATGGAGGACTTCCATTAGTTCGTAAATCATCAAGCACACCTAGTCTACATGATCAGGAAAACGGTAATTCATCATCTTCGATATGGCCGACTTCTAAATGGAATTTGAAACAGGACTTGCAGGCTTTCTCCAATGCTGCAATAACCATACCTATATTTGATGGGTTGCCGAAGCCAATCTCTGGACGGAGGAGCAAAGCTGCCCTTGATTAG